A single Sphingomonas sp. IW22 DNA region contains:
- a CDS encoding Gfo/Idh/MocA family protein — protein sequence MSRAIAIVGVGKIARDQHLPAIAANADFELAGVVTHHDNGLSVPAATTITELHARVPGLSAVSICTPPMARTPLIAEALALGLDVMVEKPPAATVSEGERFADMARAAGRSLFLTWHSREADGVEPLARWLGDRAIRHVRIDWKEDVRVWHPGQEWIWQPGIGVFDPGVNALSILTRLVPGVTLRDAVLRYPTDRAAPIAADLILSGDGVPRIDVEFSFDQRGPQTWSITIETDGGTAVLRDGGARLIIEDKEVDVPGIGEYPRLYRRFAEMAGRAVIEADLSPFRLVADAFMLGRHERVGPFRWDD from the coding sequence ATGAGCCGGGCCATCGCAATCGTCGGCGTGGGCAAGATCGCTCGCGACCAGCATCTGCCCGCCATTGCCGCCAATGCCGATTTCGAACTGGCGGGTGTGGTCACGCATCATGACAACGGCCTGTCCGTTCCCGCCGCCACGACGATCACCGAATTGCACGCGCGGGTGCCGGGGCTGAGCGCGGTTTCGATCTGCACGCCGCCCATGGCCCGCACGCCGCTGATCGCAGAGGCGCTGGCGCTCGGTCTGGACGTGATGGTCGAAAAGCCGCCTGCCGCTACGGTCAGCGAGGGCGAACGCTTTGCCGACATGGCCCGTGCGGCGGGACGGAGCCTGTTCCTGACCTGGCATTCTCGTGAGGCCGACGGCGTGGAGCCGCTGGCCCGCTGGCTGGGCGATCGTGCGATCCGGCACGTCCGCATCGACTGGAAAGAAGATGTGCGCGTCTGGCATCCGGGTCAGGAATGGATCTGGCAACCGGGCATCGGGGTGTTCGATCCCGGCGTCAACGCGCTGTCGATCCTGACCCGCCTGGTACCGGGTGTCACGCTCCGCGATGCGGTGCTGCGCTATCCCACCGATCGCGCCGCGCCCATCGCTGCCGATCTGATCCTGTCGGGTGACGGCGTGCCCCGGATCGACGTTGAATTTTCCTTCGACCAACGCGGGCCACAAACCTGGTCGATCACGATCGAGACCGATGGCGGCACTGCCGTGCTGCGCGACGGCGGCGCGCGGCTGATCATCGAAGACAAAGAGGTCGACGTACCGGGGATCGGCGAATATCCACGCCTGTATCGCCGCTTTGCCGAAATGGCGGGTCGCGCGGTGATCGAGGCAGACCTTTCGCCATTTCGTCTGGTGGCGGATGCGTTCATGCTTGGACGTCATGAACGGGTCGGCCCCTTTCGCTGGGACGATTGA
- a CDS encoding sugar MFS transporter: MALPSQVKQSTGADQPRATYAPALTLLASLFFMWGFITVINNTLLPHLRSVFDLNYTQTTLIESVWFIAYFFASIPSAKLIERVGYQKSLVIGLLIMAAGAAGMTLAASLPSYGVTLVMLFVIASGITLLQVAANPYVAVIGPPETSSSRLNLVQAMNSAGTMLAPLFGAYLILGRSKGGTAEAGTVLTQAERLADAQSVVLPYVLVAAVLVVLAVIIARFPLPALGSSTSRLAREERKKHSLWKHRNLVFGIPAIFIYLIAEIGVANLFVNFVSQPDIANLTNEQAGRYLTFLWGGMMVGRFAGSAIMQRIPAETVLAAFSIGAFIVMLVTVFTTGPVAMWSLILVGLFHSIMFPTIFTLGIRGLGPLTEEGSGLLIMAIAGGALVVVQGWLADAYGLQLSFLLTALCELYILFYALWGAKPTHALADPKVDPAT, encoded by the coding sequence ATGGCCCTGCCGAGCCAAGTGAAGCAAAGTACAGGTGCGGATCAACCGCGCGCAACTTACGCCCCGGCACTGACGCTGCTTGCCAGCCTGTTCTTCATGTGGGGTTTCATCACGGTTATCAACAACACGCTGCTGCCGCATCTGCGCAGCGTGTTCGACCTGAACTATACGCAGACGACGTTGATCGAAAGCGTGTGGTTCATCGCCTATTTCTTTGCTTCGATCCCGTCGGCCAAGCTGATCGAGCGCGTGGGGTATCAGAAGTCGCTGGTGATCGGCCTGTTGATCATGGCGGCGGGCGCGGCGGGAATGACTCTGGCGGCCAGCCTGCCATCTTATGGCGTGACGCTGGTGATGCTGTTCGTGATCGCCAGCGGCATCACGCTGCTGCAGGTTGCGGCCAACCCCTATGTCGCGGTGATCGGTCCGCCTGAGACGTCATCCTCGCGGCTCAATCTGGTGCAGGCGATGAATTCGGCAGGCACCATGCTGGCGCCGCTGTTCGGCGCCTATCTGATCCTGGGTCGTTCCAAGGGCGGCACGGCAGAGGCGGGCACGGTCCTGACCCAGGCCGAGCGTCTGGCCGACGCGCAGTCGGTGGTCCTGCCTTATGTGCTGGTCGCGGCGGTGCTGGTGGTGCTGGCGGTGATCATCGCGCGCTTTCCGCTGCCGGCGCTTGGCTCGTCGACCAGCCGTCTGGCGCGTGAGGAGCGCAAGAAGCATTCGCTGTGGAAGCACCGCAACCTGGTGTTCGGCATCCCGGCGATCTTCATCTATCTGATCGCGGAAATCGGCGTCGCCAACCTGTTCGTCAATTTCGTCAGCCAGCCCGACATCGCCAACCTGACTAACGAACAGGCCGGGCGGTATCTGACCTTCCTGTGGGGCGGGATGATGGTCGGCCGCTTTGCCGGATCGGCGATCATGCAGCGCATTCCCGCAGAGACGGTGCTGGCGGCATTTTCGATCGGCGCGTTCATCGTCATGCTGGTGACCGTCTTCACCACCGGTCCGGTGGCGATGTGGTCGCTGATCCTGGTCGGGCTGTTCCATTCGATCATGTTCCCGACGATCTTCACGCTCGGCATTCGCGGCCTCGGCCCGTTGACCGAGGAAGGATCGGGGCTGCTGATCATGGCGATTGCCGGCGGCGCGCTGGTGGTGGTGCAGGGGTGGCTGGCCGACGCCTATGGCCTGCAGCTGTCGTTCCTGCTGACCGCGCTGTGCGAGCTCTACATCCTGTTCTACGCGCTCTGGGGGGCCAAGCCGACCCACGCGCTGGCCGACCCTAAGGTCGACCCCGCCACCTGA